From Streptomyces sp. NBC_01754, a single genomic window includes:
- a CDS encoding phosphoketolase family protein — translation MTDATAPPAPSVLSAADLAALDAHWRAANYLSVGQIYLMANPLLTEPLAPEHIKPRLLGHWGTSPGLNLVHTHLNRVIKERDLRALCVWGPGHGGPAVLANSWLEGSYSETYPDIGRDAAGMGALFKQFSFPGGVPSHVAPETPGSIHEGGELGYALTHAYGAAFDHPGLLVACVIGDGEAETGPLAASWHSNKFLDPVHDGAVLPILHLNGYKIANPTVLARLPEDELDALLRGYGHDPVYVEGDDPWTVHRALAAAMDLALDRIAGHQRAARAEGATGRPRWPMIVLRTPKGWTGPKEVDGLPVEGTWRSHQVPLSGVRDKPAHLRELEEWMRSYRPGELFDSRGRPTEQVLRWVPEGASRLGATPYANGGLLLRDLPVPPLTDHAVRVVKPGTAMHEPTRVLGGLLEGVMAATAVRRDFRVVGPDETASNRLDALYGATGKAWQAGTLPTDEHLSRDGRVMEVLSEHLCQGWLEGYLLTGRHGLFSSYEAFAHIVDSMVNQHIKWLRTSRRLAWRRPIASLNYLLTSHVWRQDHNGFSHQDPGFVDHILNKSPEVVRVYLPPDANSLLATAEHVLASRDYVNVIVAGKQPSFDWLTLEQARAHGARGAGAWEWAGTEDGRREPDVVLACAGDVPTLETLAAASLLRRHLPELAVRVVNVVDMARLLPREEHPHGMPDAEYDALFTRDKPVIFAYHGYPWLVHRLAYRRTGHPHLHVRGYKEEGTTTTPFDMVLRNDLDRYRLVMDVIDRVPGLGVRAVGVRQEMADVRSRHHDWIREHGTDLPEVADWSWDG, via the coding sequence ATGACCGACGCCACCGCACCACCCGCCCCCTCCGTGCTGTCCGCCGCCGACCTCGCGGCCCTCGACGCGCACTGGCGGGCCGCCAACTACCTCTCCGTCGGCCAGATCTACCTGATGGCCAATCCGCTCCTGACCGAGCCCCTGGCACCGGAGCACATCAAGCCACGTCTGCTGGGGCACTGGGGCACCTCACCCGGGCTGAACCTGGTCCACACCCACCTCAACCGGGTGATCAAGGAACGTGACCTGCGGGCCCTGTGCGTCTGGGGACCCGGCCACGGCGGCCCCGCCGTACTCGCCAACTCCTGGCTGGAGGGCAGCTACTCCGAGACCTACCCCGACATCGGCCGGGACGCCGCCGGTATGGGCGCGCTGTTCAAGCAGTTCTCCTTCCCCGGCGGAGTCCCCAGCCACGTCGCCCCCGAGACACCGGGCTCCATCCACGAGGGAGGGGAGCTGGGCTACGCGCTCACCCACGCCTACGGGGCGGCCTTCGACCACCCCGGCCTGCTCGTCGCCTGCGTGATCGGTGACGGCGAGGCGGAGACCGGCCCGCTGGCCGCTTCCTGGCACTCCAACAAGTTCCTCGACCCCGTCCACGACGGCGCGGTCCTGCCGATCCTGCACCTCAACGGCTACAAGATCGCGAACCCCACCGTCCTCGCCCGGCTGCCCGAGGACGAACTCGACGCCCTGCTCCGCGGCTACGGACACGACCCGGTGTACGTCGAGGGCGACGACCCCTGGACCGTGCACCGCGCGCTCGCCGCCGCCATGGACCTGGCCCTCGACCGTATCGCCGGCCATCAGCGGGCCGCCCGCGCCGAGGGAGCGACCGGGCGCCCGCGCTGGCCGATGATCGTCCTGCGCACCCCCAAGGGCTGGACCGGCCCCAAGGAGGTCGACGGACTGCCCGTCGAGGGCACCTGGCGCTCCCACCAGGTGCCGCTCTCCGGTGTCCGGGACAAACCCGCCCACCTGCGTGAGCTGGAGGAGTGGATGCGCTCCTACCGGCCCGGGGAGCTCTTCGACTCCCGGGGGCGGCCCACCGAGCAGGTCCTGCGCTGGGTGCCCGAGGGCGCGTCCCGGCTCGGTGCCACCCCGTACGCCAACGGCGGCCTCCTCCTGCGCGACCTGCCGGTACCGCCGCTCACGGACCACGCCGTACGCGTCGTCAAGCCCGGCACGGCCATGCACGAACCCACCCGCGTCCTCGGCGGCCTGCTGGAGGGAGTGATGGCGGCCACCGCCGTGCGCAGGGACTTCCGGGTCGTCGGCCCCGACGAGACCGCGTCCAACCGCCTCGACGCGCTGTACGGGGCCACCGGCAAGGCATGGCAGGCCGGGACCCTGCCCACCGACGAGCACCTCTCCCGCGACGGCCGGGTCATGGAGGTGCTCTCCGAGCACCTGTGCCAGGGCTGGCTGGAGGGGTACCTGCTGACCGGACGGCACGGACTGTTCTCCTCGTACGAGGCCTTCGCCCACATCGTCGACTCGATGGTCAACCAGCACATCAAGTGGCTCCGCACCTCGCGGCGACTGGCCTGGCGCCGCCCCATCGCCTCCCTGAACTACCTGCTGACCTCGCACGTCTGGCGCCAGGACCACAACGGCTTCTCGCACCAGGACCCCGGTTTCGTGGACCACATCCTCAACAAGTCGCCCGAGGTGGTCCGGGTCTACCTGCCCCCGGACGCCAACTCGCTGCTCGCCACGGCCGAGCACGTGCTGGCCAGCCGCGACTACGTCAACGTGATCGTCGCCGGCAAGCAGCCGAGCTTCGACTGGCTCACCCTCGAACAGGCACGCGCGCACGGCGCGCGGGGAGCCGGGGCGTGGGAGTGGGCCGGTACCGAGGACGGCCGCCGCGAACCCGACGTCGTGCTCGCCTGCGCCGGTGACGTACCCACGCTGGAGACGCTCGCCGCGGCGAGCCTGTTGCGGCGCCACCTCCCGGAACTCGCCGTGCGGGTGGTCAACGTGGTGGACATGGCCCGGCTGCTGCCGCGCGAGGAGCATCCGCACGGGATGCCGGACGCGGAGTACGACGCCCTCTTCACCCGGGACAAGCCGGTGATCTTCGCCTACCACGGCTATCCGTGGCTGGTGCACCGGCTCGCGTACCGGCGGACCGGACACCCGCACCTGCACGTGCGGGGCTACAAGGAGGAGGGGACCACCACCACGCCCTTCGACATGGTGCTCCGCAACGACCTGGACCGCTATCGGCTGGTCATGGACGTGATCGACCGGGTGCCCGGCCTGGGCGTGCGCGCCGTGGGCGTACGCCAGGAGATGGCGGACGTGCGCAGCCGCCACCACGACTGGATCCGGGAGCACGGCACCGACCTGCCCGAGGTGGCCGACTGGAGCTGGGACGGCTGA
- a CDS encoding ATP-binding protein — MTVPLDRHYLAELQVSAERVSQMRRIVAAHLRHWDLDLHVRPVCRAAEELLTNVRRHVGDDHRCVVELRRRGRHLTVSVADGDSRMPRLLDGGGGGLSRVMALSDSWGTCRTTDGKVVWFTRCAETPLPAEPPPPAPLPGGLTSWRRPVAVAV; from the coding sequence ATGACCGTTCCACTCGACCGGCACTATCTGGCCGAACTGCAGGTGTCGGCAGAGCGCGTTTCCCAGATGCGGCGCATCGTCGCCGCACACCTTCGCCACTGGGATCTCGACCTGCACGTCCGGCCGGTGTGCCGGGCCGCGGAAGAGCTCCTGACCAACGTCCGGCGGCATGTCGGCGACGACCACCGGTGCGTCGTCGAACTCCGCCGGCGCGGCCGGCACCTGACGGTGTCCGTGGCCGACGGCGATTCCCGGATGCCCCGGCTGCTCGACGGCGGGGGCGGCGGCCTGAGCCGCGTCATGGCCCTGAGCGACAGCTGGGGCACCTGTCGGACCACCGACGGCAAAGTCGTGTGGTTCACGCGCTGTGCCGAGACGCCGCTCCCCGCCGAGCCCCCGCCGCCCGCGCCGCTGCCCGGTGGCCTCACCTCCTGGAGGCGTCCGGTGGCCGTAGCGGTGTGA
- a CDS encoding 4Fe-4S dicluster domain-containing protein: MRDTLFSGPEPDPARDAGHLDAPPRVGFFTDTSVCIGCKACEVACKEWNALPEDGMALTGMSYDNTGGLGASTWRHVAFVEQPVPAGRTELPLVERDTGGGATERTGADASGMRWLMSSDVCKHCTHAACLDVCPTGSLFRTEFGSVVVQEDICNGCGVCVPACPYGVIEQRPTDGRAFKCTLCYDRLGAGQEPACAKACPTESIQFGPLDELRERAALRVDQLHEAGVTEARLYGHDPDNGVGGDGAFFLLLDEPEVYGLPPDPVVTTRDLGAMWRHAGTAALSLVAGAALSFALPALTRTTRTKGRR, from the coding sequence GTGAGGGACACCCTGTTCAGCGGGCCCGAGCCCGACCCGGCACGGGACGCGGGACATCTGGACGCACCGCCGCGCGTCGGCTTCTTCACCGACACCTCCGTCTGCATCGGCTGCAAGGCCTGCGAGGTCGCCTGCAAGGAGTGGAACGCCCTCCCCGAGGACGGGATGGCACTGACCGGCATGTCGTACGACAACACCGGCGGGCTCGGCGCCTCCACCTGGCGGCACGTCGCCTTCGTCGAACAGCCGGTACCGGCCGGCCGCACCGAACTGCCGCTCGTCGAACGGGACACCGGCGGGGGCGCCACGGAGCGGACCGGGGCGGACGCCTCCGGCATGCGGTGGCTGATGTCCTCCGACGTGTGCAAGCACTGCACGCACGCCGCCTGCCTGGACGTGTGCCCCACGGGATCGCTCTTCCGCACCGAGTTCGGCTCGGTCGTCGTGCAGGAGGACATCTGCAACGGCTGCGGTGTGTGCGTGCCCGCATGCCCGTACGGGGTGATCGAGCAACGCCCCACGGACGGACGCGCCTTCAAGTGCACCCTCTGCTACGACCGGCTGGGCGCCGGCCAGGAACCCGCCTGCGCCAAGGCCTGCCCCACCGAGTCCATCCAGTTCGGCCCGCTCGACGAACTCCGCGAGCGCGCCGCGCTGCGGGTGGACCAGCTCCACGAGGCCGGTGTCACCGAGGCACGGCTCTACGGACACGATCCGGACAACGGGGTCGGCGGCGACGGCGCGTTCTTCCTGCTCCTGGACGAGCCCGAGGTGTACGGGCTGCCCCCGGACCCCGTCGTCACCACCCGCGACCTGGGTGCCATGTGGCGTCACGCGGGAACGGCCGCGCTGTCGCTGGTGGCGGGAGCCGCCCTGTCCTTCGCGCTTCCCGCGCTCACCCGAACGACCCGAACGAAGGGGCGCCGATGA
- a CDS encoding FAD binding domain-containing protein, which produces MKPFAYLRPGSVAEAVRVSAERPGSRFLGGGTNLVDLMKLGVESPGLLIDVSRLPLDLVTPTDDGGLRIGATVRNSDLAAHPAVRERYPVLSQALLAGASGQLRNSATTGGNLLQRTRCPYFQDTSKPCNKREPGTGCPAREGVHRDLAVLGHSPDCVATQPSDMAVALAALDATVHLHGPEGERAVSATEFHRLPGDNPDQDTVIRPGELITDVVLPPAPEGAHSLYRKARDRASYAFALVSVAAVLTVRGRRVAHASLAFGGLAHRPWRARAAEDVLRGAPATEETFARAADAELAAAEPLRDNGFKVTLARNLAVGALTALTARADRSG; this is translated from the coding sequence GTGAAACCCTTCGCCTACCTGCGCCCCGGGTCCGTCGCCGAAGCCGTCCGGGTGAGCGCCGAGCGCCCGGGATCCCGCTTCCTCGGCGGCGGCACCAACCTGGTCGACCTGATGAAGCTCGGCGTGGAATCGCCCGGTCTGCTCATCGACGTCAGCCGCCTCCCGCTGGACCTGGTGACGCCCACGGACGACGGCGGCCTGCGGATCGGCGCGACCGTGCGCAACAGCGACCTCGCCGCCCACCCCGCCGTACGCGAGCGCTACCCCGTCCTGTCGCAGGCTCTGCTGGCCGGCGCGTCCGGGCAGTTGCGCAACTCCGCCACCACCGGCGGGAACCTGCTCCAGCGCACCCGGTGCCCGTACTTCCAGGACACCTCCAAGCCCTGCAACAAACGGGAACCGGGTACCGGCTGCCCGGCACGCGAGGGCGTCCACCGCGATCTCGCGGTCCTGGGGCATTCGCCGGACTGCGTCGCCACCCAGCCCTCGGACATGGCCGTCGCCCTCGCGGCGCTCGACGCCACCGTGCACCTGCACGGACCGGAGGGCGAACGCGCCGTGTCCGCCACCGAGTTCCACCGGCTACCCGGCGACAACCCTGACCAGGACACGGTCATCAGGCCGGGGGAACTGATCACCGACGTGGTGCTGCCGCCGGCTCCCGAGGGCGCCCACTCCCTCTACCGCAAGGCCCGCGACCGGGCCTCGTACGCCTTCGCGCTGGTCTCCGTCGCCGCGGTCCTGACCGTGCGGGGCAGGCGGGTCGCCCACGCCTCGCTCGCCTTCGGCGGGCTCGCGCACCGGCCGTGGCGGGCCCGTGCCGCCGAGGACGTGCTGCGGGGCGCGCCCGCGACCGAGGAGACCTTCGCCCGCGCGGCGGACGCCGAACTCGCCGCGGCCGAGCCCCTGCGGGACAACGGCTTCAAGGTCACCCTCGCCCGCAACCTGGCCGTCGGCGCGCTCACCGCACTGACCGCCCGCGCCGACCGCTCCGGCTGA
- a CDS encoding NADP-dependent succinic semialdehyde dehydrogenase — MPIATVNPANGETLRTFDALGEEEIERRISAAASTFRTYRTTGFAERARLLNRAAGLLDEDQRDIARTMTTEMGKPLAAARAEAAKCAKAMRWYAARAERLLADEHPDDADVEDSGASKALVRYRPLGTVLAVMPWNFPLWQVVRFAAPALMAGNTALLKHASNVPQTALYLGDLFSRAGFPEGCFQTLLVGSGAVEAILRDPRIAAATLTGSEPAGRSVASVAGDEIKKTVLELGGSDPYLVLPSADVAKAAETAVTARVQNNGQSCIAAKRFIVHTDVYEAFAERFTAGMRGLTVGDPLEESTDVGPLSGEQGRADLEELVDDAVRQGATVLCGGRRPEHLGGGLERGWFYEPTVLTGITPGMRLHREEAFGPVATLYRAADLDEALDLANDTSFGLSSNVWTRDEGEMDRCVRDLEAGGVFFNGMTASHPALPFGGVKRSGYGRELAGHGIREFCNATTVWYGPGPDAR; from the coding sequence ATGCCCATCGCGACGGTCAATCCCGCGAACGGCGAAACACTCAGGACGTTCGACGCACTGGGCGAGGAGGAGATCGAGCGCAGGATCTCCGCCGCCGCGAGCACGTTCCGCACCTACCGCACCACCGGCTTCGCCGAGCGTGCCCGTCTGCTGAACCGGGCGGCCGGCCTTCTCGACGAGGACCAGCGGGACATCGCCCGCACCATGACCACCGAGATGGGCAAACCCCTGGCGGCCGCCCGCGCGGAGGCCGCCAAGTGCGCCAAGGCGATGCGCTGGTACGCCGCCCGCGCCGAGCGGCTGCTCGCCGACGAGCACCCCGACGACGCCGACGTCGAGGACTCCGGGGCGTCGAAGGCCCTGGTGCGCTACCGCCCGCTGGGCACGGTCCTCGCCGTGATGCCGTGGAACTTCCCGCTCTGGCAGGTCGTGCGCTTCGCCGCGCCCGCCCTCATGGCGGGCAACACCGCGCTGCTCAAGCACGCGTCCAACGTTCCGCAGACGGCCCTCTACCTCGGGGACCTCTTCAGCAGGGCGGGGTTCCCCGAGGGCTGTTTCCAGACACTGCTGGTCGGATCGGGTGCCGTCGAAGCGATCCTGCGTGACCCCCGGATCGCCGCGGCGACACTCACCGGCAGCGAACCGGCCGGCCGCTCGGTCGCCTCCGTCGCGGGGGACGAGATCAAGAAGACCGTGCTCGAACTCGGCGGCAGCGACCCGTACCTCGTCCTGCCCTCGGCCGACGTCGCGAAGGCGGCCGAGACCGCGGTGACCGCCCGCGTACAGAACAACGGGCAGTCCTGCATCGCGGCGAAGCGCTTCATCGTCCACACGGACGTGTACGAGGCGTTCGCGGAACGCTTCACCGCCGGGATGCGCGGTCTGACCGTCGGCGACCCGCTGGAGGAGTCCACCGACGTCGGCCCGCTCTCCGGCGAACAGGGCCGCGCCGACCTGGAGGAGCTCGTGGACGACGCCGTCCGCCAGGGGGCCACCGTGCTGTGCGGCGGCCGCCGCCCCGAGCACCTGGGCGGCGGACTGGAGCGCGGCTGGTTCTACGAACCGACCGTCCTGACCGGGATCACCCCGGGCATGCGCCTCCACCGGGAGGAGGCGTTCGGTCCGGTCGCCACGCTCTACCGGGCCGCGGACCTGGACGAGGCGCTGGACCTCGCCAACGACACGTCCTTCGGCCTGAGTTCCAACGTATGGACCCGCGACGAGGGGGAGATGGACCGCTGCGTGCGCGATCTGGAGGCGGGCGGTGTCTTCTTCAACGGCATGACCGCGTCCCATCCGGCGCTGCCCTTCGGCGGTGTGAAGCGCTCCGGCTACGGGCGCGAGCTGGCCGGACACGGCATCCGCGAGTTCTGCAACGCCACCACCGTCTGGTACGGCCCCGGCCCGGACGCCCGCTAG
- a CDS encoding xanthine dehydrogenase family protein molybdopterin-binding subunit has protein sequence MSHAPQPLGEPVVRREGREKVTGTARYAVEHHPAGRLHGWIVPAAVPSGRIVAVRTADALALPGVHTVLTHENAPRLGEPDDPVLAVLQNTRVPHRGWPVALVVADTLEAARAGAEAVRVEYETEGHDSVLTWDHPGLYTPESANGGYPAVRERGDAEAGLAASPVTVDATYTLGGLHNHPMEPHASTADQAGGHLTVHDSSQGSTLVRDSLGRLFGLGPDEITVVSEHVGGGFGSKGTTRPQAVLAAMATRVTGRPVQVSVPRRYMPGLVGHRAPTIQRVRLGADRDGTLRAVSHEIATHTSRIKEFVEQAAVPTRVMYASPHSTTAHRVVALDVPSPSWMRAPGECPGMYALESAMDELACALGIDPVELRLRNEPAADPDSGRPFSSRGLAGCLNEGARRFGWHERDPQPAVRQEGPWLLGTGVASATYPAMLSPSAASAHAAPDGLYTVRVNATDIGTGARTVLAQIAASALGTPQDDVTIVIGSSDLPTGSVAGGSSGTASWGTAVHKAATALARRLAEGGTVPPEGVTATADTEEEASQQSPYARHAFGAHFAEVAVDSLTGEVRVRRMLGVFAAGRILNPRTARSQFIGGMVMGLGMALTEGSTMDPAYGDFAERDLASYHVPSCADVTDLQAHWIDEDDHHLNPMGSKGIGEIGIVGTAAAVANAVRHATGARLRTLPLTPDKLLPYL, from the coding sequence ATGAGCCATGCCCCCCAGCCGCTGGGCGAGCCCGTCGTCCGCCGGGAGGGCCGGGAGAAGGTCACCGGCACCGCCCGCTACGCCGTGGAACACCACCCCGCCGGCCGCCTCCACGGCTGGATCGTGCCGGCCGCGGTCCCGAGCGGGCGGATCGTCGCCGTCCGCACCGCCGACGCGCTCGCCCTGCCGGGCGTGCACACCGTGCTGACCCACGAGAACGCGCCTCGGCTCGGTGAGCCCGACGACCCGGTCCTCGCCGTCCTCCAGAACACCCGCGTCCCGCACCGGGGCTGGCCCGTCGCCCTGGTCGTGGCCGACACCCTGGAGGCCGCCCGAGCCGGGGCGGAGGCCGTCCGCGTCGAGTACGAGACCGAGGGCCACGACTCCGTCCTCACCTGGGACCATCCCGGGCTGTACACCCCCGAGTCGGCCAACGGCGGCTACCCCGCCGTCCGCGAACGCGGTGACGCGGAGGCCGGACTCGCCGCCTCCCCCGTCACCGTCGACGCCACCTACACCCTCGGCGGTCTGCACAACCACCCCATGGAACCGCACGCGTCCACCGCCGACCAGGCCGGCGGGCACCTGACCGTCCACGACTCCAGCCAGGGCTCCACCCTCGTACGCGACAGCCTCGGCCGGCTCTTCGGACTCGGACCGGACGAGATCACCGTCGTCTCCGAGCACGTCGGCGGAGGTTTCGGCTCGAAGGGCACCACACGTCCCCAGGCCGTCCTGGCCGCCATGGCCACCCGAGTCACCGGGCGACCGGTCCAGGTCTCCGTGCCCCGGCGGTACATGCCCGGGCTCGTGGGGCACCGCGCCCCCACGATCCAGCGGGTCCGCCTCGGAGCCGACCGCGACGGCACGCTCCGCGCGGTGTCCCACGAGATCGCCACGCACACCTCCCGGATCAAGGAGTTCGTGGAGCAGGCCGCCGTCCCCACCCGCGTCATGTACGCCTCCCCGCACAGCACCACCGCGCACCGGGTGGTGGCCCTCGACGTACCCAGCCCGTCCTGGATGCGCGCCCCGGGGGAGTGCCCGGGGATGTACGCCCTGGAGTCGGCCATGGACGAACTGGCCTGCGCCCTCGGCATCGACCCCGTCGAACTGCGGTTGCGCAACGAACCGGCGGCCGACCCCGACAGCGGCCGCCCCTTCAGCAGCCGCGGCCTCGCCGGATGCCTGAACGAGGGCGCCCGGCGCTTCGGCTGGCACGAGAGGGACCCGCAGCCCGCCGTCCGGCAAGAAGGCCCCTGGCTGCTCGGTACGGGCGTCGCCTCGGCGACCTATCCGGCCATGCTGTCGCCGTCCGCCGCCTCGGCACACGCGGCGCCGGACGGCCTGTACACCGTCCGGGTGAACGCCACCGACATCGGCACCGGAGCGCGGACCGTGCTCGCCCAGATCGCCGCCTCGGCCCTCGGCACCCCCCAGGACGACGTCACGATCGTCATCGGCAGCAGCGACCTGCCCACCGGCTCCGTCGCGGGGGGCTCCTCCGGAACGGCGTCCTGGGGCACGGCCGTACACAAGGCCGCCACCGCCCTGGCGCGCCGGCTGGCCGAAGGCGGCACGGTACCGCCCGAGGGCGTCACCGCCACCGCCGACACCGAGGAGGAGGCGTCCCAGCAGTCGCCGTACGCCCGGCACGCCTTCGGCGCGCACTTCGCGGAGGTGGCGGTCGACTCGCTCACCGGCGAGGTCCGGGTGCGCCGGATGCTCGGGGTGTTCGCGGCCGGACGGATCCTCAACCCCCGTACCGCGCGCTCCCAGTTCATCGGCGGCATGGTCATGGGACTGGGTATGGCGCTCACCGAGGGCAGCACCATGGACCCGGCCTACGGCGACTTCGCCGAGCGTGACCTGGCCTCCTACCACGTGCCGTCCTGCGCGGATGTGACCGACCTTCAGGCGCACTGGATCGACGAGGACGACCACCACCTCAACCCCATGGGCAGCAAGGGCATCGGCGAGATCGGCATCGTCGGCACGGCGGCCGCCGTCGCGAACGCCGTACGCCACGCCACCGGGGCCCGGCTGCGCACCCTGCCGCTCACCCCCGACAAGCTGCTCCCCTACCTGTGA
- the nrfD gene encoding NrfD/PsrC family molybdoenzyme membrane anchor subunit has product MTPGPSTGTRTDSYYGRPVVKAPAWAPQDIAGYFFLGGLAGAGSVLAAGAHLTGRTTTAKALKVSSLAAVGLSTAALVHDLGRPSRFPHMLRVFKPTSPMSMGSWLLATYGPAAGAAALTAVTGRLPKAGAAATAGAAVLGPLLATYTAVLAADTAVPAWHGAHRELPYLFAASATAAACGMALVTGPLGENTPARYGAVLAAVGEDAAFRTAERRLGSVAVTYREGRAGTLMRAARALTAAGTAGAVLFGHRGRPAAVAAGLALLAGSACTRFGVFAAGIASAEDPVHTVAPQREALERRTALSQRKEPA; this is encoded by the coding sequence ATGACTCCCGGCCCGTCCACCGGTACCCGTACCGACTCCTACTACGGCCGCCCGGTCGTCAAGGCGCCCGCCTGGGCGCCTCAGGACATCGCCGGGTACTTCTTCCTCGGCGGCCTGGCCGGAGCCGGGTCCGTCCTCGCCGCGGGGGCCCACCTGACCGGGCGCACCACGACCGCGAAGGCACTGAAGGTCTCCTCGCTGGCGGCGGTCGGGCTCTCCACGGCGGCCCTCGTCCACGACCTCGGCCGCCCCTCGCGCTTCCCCCACATGCTGCGCGTCTTCAAACCGACCTCACCGATGAGCATGGGCTCCTGGCTGCTGGCCACCTACGGCCCGGCCGCGGGAGCGGCCGCCCTGACCGCCGTCACCGGGCGGCTGCCGAAGGCCGGGGCGGCGGCCACCGCCGGCGCCGCGGTGCTCGGCCCCCTCCTCGCCACCTACACCGCGGTCCTCGCGGCCGACACCGCCGTCCCCGCCTGGCACGGCGCGCACCGCGAACTGCCCTACCTCTTCGCGGCCTCGGCGACCGCCGCCGCCTGCGGGATGGCGCTGGTCACCGGGCCCCTGGGCGAGAACACCCCGGCACGGTACGGGGCCGTGCTCGCGGCCGTCGGGGAGGACGCCGCGTTCCGGACCGCCGAACGCCGGCTGGGATCCGTCGCGGTCACCTACCGCGAGGGCCGGGCCGGGACGCTGATGCGGGCGGCCCGCGCCCTCACCGCCGCCGGAACCGCGGGAGCCGTCCTGTTCGGCCACCGCGGCCGGCCGGCCGCGGTGGCCGCGGGGCTGGCCCTGCTCGCGGGCTCCGCCTGCACCCGTTTCGGGGTCTTCGCCGCCGGGATCGCCTCCGCCGAGGACCCCGTCCACACCGTCGCCCCGCAGCGCGAGGCCCTGGAACGGCGCACCGCGCTCTCCCAGCGAAAGGAACCAGCGTGA
- a CDS encoding 2Fe-2S iron-sulfur cluster-binding protein, whose protein sequence is MDTIIWRDSTDAGQPPPSDDRSTLTLNVNGSDRTLTLDHRTTVLDALREHLGLTGAKKGCDHGQCGACTVLVDGRRTNSCLLLAVAQDGTRITTVEGLSHGDRLHPLQKAFLERDALQCGYCTPGQICSAAGMLDEAADGFPSYVTPPAEAATGAPVPLGPEEIRERMSGNLCRCGAYPRIVEAIEDVAP, encoded by the coding sequence ATGGACACCATCATCTGGAGGGACAGCACGGACGCCGGACAGCCGCCACCCTCCGACGACCGCTCGACCCTCACCCTGAACGTCAACGGCAGCGACCGGACCCTGACCCTCGACCACCGGACCACCGTGCTGGACGCCCTGCGCGAGCACCTCGGACTCACCGGTGCGAAGAAGGGCTGCGACCACGGCCAGTGCGGAGCCTGCACGGTGCTCGTCGACGGCCGCCGGACCAACAGCTGCCTGCTGCTGGCCGTGGCCCAGGACGGCACCCGCATCACCACGGTCGAGGGACTCTCCCACGGCGACCGGCTGCACCCGCTCCAGAAGGCCTTCCTGGAACGGGACGCCCTCCAGTGCGGCTACTGCACCCCGGGCCAGATCTGCTCGGCGGCCGGCATGCTCGACGAGGCCGCGGACGGCTTCCCCTCCTACGTCACCCCGCCCGCCGAGGCCGCGACCGGTGCCCCGGTACCGCTCGGACCGGAAGAGATCCGCGAACGGATGAGCGGCAACCTCTGCCGGTGCGGCGCCTACCCCCGGATCGTCGAAGCGATCGAGGACGTGGCCCCGTGA